In Elaeis guineensis isolate ETL-2024a chromosome 1, EG11, whole genome shotgun sequence, a genomic segment contains:
- the LOC105060786 gene encoding disease resistance protein RPM1-like has translation MAEEIVTELAMTLIKKLISTLSSEMKMPELVRQDVQSVERELKRMKDFVRLADADAQARARVKEVNDLACDTEDLLDESRVYMAMPHRHGIKGFIDDIVEKIKKCREKHEIYNRLQEIKERIKQADERSSHFHVEPVEERGEPPDLKQLAALFVEEKDLVGIDKPREDLIKWLLEGSKSLRVISVVAMGGMGKTALVKNVYDNSEVRKPGQFDFHVWFTLQKTFDVEMLLRNMIQQLLDQEEEDPTTAIEVHHVSASLLGPYIPTETRATKKQREIEAANVDGLIQILRGHLQNKRYVIVLDELWSISAWESIKLAFPDNELGSRVVITTRNTQIAATASSLYCPQNEALVYNLQPLSEEDSRTLFCKKAFASETCPQDFKDVSEKFLKTCGGLPLAIVTIGGLLAITRPKTVEKWTKLHENLGHAIDAHPNLEVIKHILSLSYDDLPYHLKLCFLYLSIFPEDYPIRRGRLVRLWMGEGLFNAEPPMTVEDMADECFDELVTRSMIQVTETDPSGKAKSCKVHDIMREIIISKSREEEFFYSILKPSSPRPTTEKVRRLTTHCDVRHPLNVSFAHLRSLILFSVFVSSSLKSAKLLRVLDVERQDIGSHFLPHGSRLQHLRYLNLRGTERARLPEALSMLQNLEMLDLRDSYIVELPAGIVKLQRLRYLAVYSPRRNGVSMPRGICGLKELCTLVLANAEAGFIEEVAQMERLRRLGVSQLTMQNEGHFWTAIQKLSRLQSLTAHSKEDNLMSSMGSSSQLPSLLRSLKLHGLVMEKLPGHIESLKNLAKMVLSGTKLKDDPFPVLEKLPSLSELRLHEDAYVGEELHSKGGFLKLRTMHLMRLSELKLVMVKGMAMPIVESLRIKWCGKGRAKEDGVNLQMEGDRDSLIDRQVQ, from the coding sequence ATGGCTGAGGAAATTGTGACGGAGCTGGCAATGACCCTCATCAAAAAATTGATAAGCACGCTCTCATCGGAGATGAAAATGCCCGAACTGGTGCGTCAAGATGTCCAGTCCGTCGAACGCGAGCTCAAGAGAATGAAAGACTTCGTGCGCCTTGCGGATGCGGATGCTCAGGCGAGAGCACGGGTCAAAGAAGTGAATGATTTGGCCTGTGATACCGAGGACCTCCTGGATGAATCTAGAGTTTACATGGCCATGCCTCACCGCCATGGCATCAAGGGCTTTATTGATGATATCGTTGAGAAGATCAAGAAATGTAGAGAGAAGCACGAGATCTACAACCGGCTACAAGAAATCAAGGAGAGAATTAAACAGGCCGACGAAAGAAGTTCGCACTTCCATGTCGAACCAGTGGAGGAAAGAGGGGAGCCACCGGATCTAAAACAGCTAGCGGCTCTCTTCGTCGAGGAAAAAGACCTCGTGGGCATCGACAAGCCACGAGAGGATTTGATCAAGTGGTTGCTGGAAGGAAGCAAGTCCCTGCGAGTAATTTCGGTGGTCGCCATGGGTGGCATGGGCAAGACTGCCCTTGTTAAGAATGTTTATGATAACTCGGAGGTGAGGAAGCCTGGACAATTTGATTTCCATGTTTGGTTCACTTTGCAGAAAACATTCGATGTCGAAATGCTGCTAAGAAACATGATCCAACAACTCCTCGATCAAGAAGAGGAAGATCCAACAACTGCTATCGAGGTCCACCATGTCTCTGCTTCCCTCCTGGGACCTTATATTCCGACAGAAACAAGAGCAACGAAGAAACAAAGGGAGATAGAGGCAGCAAACGTGGATGGCCTCATTCAAATTCTCCGAGGCCATCTCCAAAATAAGAGGTATGTGATTGTTTTGGATGAATTATGGAGTATATCTGCATGGGAGAGCATAAAACTTGCATTTCCTGATAATGAACTCGGGAGCCGGGTTGTGATAACAACACGAAATACACAGATTGCTGCTACTGCCTCTTCTCTTTATTGTCCACAAAATGAGGCTCTTGTGTACAATCTCCAACCTTTGAGCGAGGAGGATTCTCGGACCCTGTTTTGCAAAAAAGCCTTCGCATCAGAAACCTGCCCCCAAGACTTCAAGGATGTGTCTGAAAAATTTCTGAAGACGTGTGGGGGATTACCGCTTGCCATTGTGACAATCGGTGGCCTTCTGGCAATAACCAGGCCTAAGACGGTCGAAAAATGGACGAAATTGCATGAGAATCTTGGCCATGCAATAGATGCCCACCCCAACCTTGAAGTAATAAAACATATACTGAGCCTCAGCTATGATGATCTACCTTACCATCTCAAATTGTGCTTCCTGTACCTCAGCATCTTTCCAGAGGACTACCCCATCAGACGCGGTCGTCTGGTGAGGCTGTGGATGGGTGAAGGGTTATTCAATGCGGAGCCTCCGATGACGGTGGAGGACATGGCAGATGAATGCTTCGATGAGCTTGTCACGAGGAGCATGATCCAAGTGACAGAAACCGACCCTTCAGGAAAGGCAAAGAGCTGCAAAGTTCATGACATTATGCgcgaaattataatttcaaagtcGAGGGAGGAGGAGTTCTTTTACTCAATCcttaaaccaagctcaccaagGCCCACAACTGAAAAAGTCCGCCGTCTAACAACCCATTGTGATGTGCGCCACCCGCTAAATGTAAGCTTTGCTCATCTTCGATCACTGATCTTGTTTAGTGTTTTTGTGTCGTCCAGTTTGAAATCTGCTAAGTTGTTAAGGGTGTTGGATGTGGAGCGCCAAGATATAGGCTCTCATTTTTTGCCGCACGGCAGTCGCTTACAACATTTGAGGTACCTAAACCTGAGGGGCACTGAGCGTGCTCGGCTCCCAGAGGCCCTGAGTATGCTGCAAAACCTTGAAATGCTGGATCTCCGAGACTCGTATATCGTGGAGCTGCCTGCTGGAATCGTCAAGCTTCAACGACTGCGGTATCTTGCTGTTTATTCTCCGAGAAGGAATGGCGTATCGATGCCCAGAGGAATCTGTGGACTGAAAGAGCTTTGCACTCTTGTTCTGGCCAATGCTGAAGCTGGCTTCATAGAGGAGGTAGCACAGATGGAACGCTTGCGAAGGCTGGGCGTGTCGCAGCTCACCATGCAGAATGAAGGGCATTTCTGGACTGCCATTCAGAAGCTGAGCCGCCTCCAATCTCTAACAGCCCACTCGAAAGAGGACAATCTGATGAGCTCTATGGGATCCTCCAGCCAGCTGCCATCTCTGCTACGAAGCCTAAAGTTGCATGGCCTCGTTATGGAGAAATTGCCCGGTCACATTGAGTCGTTGAAGAACCTGGCCAAGATGGTCCTCAGTGGAACCAAATTGAAGGATGACCCTTTCCCTGTCCTTGAGAAACTTCCAAGCTTGTCGGAGCTCCGGCTTCACGAAGATGCATACGTGGGGGAGGAGTTGCACTCTAAGGGAGGGTTCTTGAAGCTTAGAACAATGCATCTCATGCGCCTCAGTGAGTTGAAACTGGTGATGGTGAAAGGAATGGCGATGCCCATTGTGGAGAGCCTAAGGATCAAGTGGTGCGGGAAAGGACGGGCTAAGGAGGACGGTGTCAACCTCCAGATGGAAGGGGACCGCGACAGCCTCATCGACCGTCAGGTGCAGTGA